In Apis mellifera strain DH4 linkage group LG3, Amel_HAv3.1, whole genome shotgun sequence, one DNA window encodes the following:
- the LOC413376 gene encoding E3 ubiquitin-protein ligase TRIM37 isoform X1: MTDRMASRETSINSKNSDDHSVETLAEVFRCFICMEKLTDAHLCPHCSKLCCYTCIRRWLTEQRSQCPHCRASLLLHELVNCRWVEEVTQQLDTLQAVGISNSRHDDSSRDRCTVHREKLSVYCWTCRRCICHQCALWGGTHSGHTFKPLEEVYEQHVTQIKAEVGQLKRRLMELISLVQEVERNVESVRAAKDERVREIRNAVELMIARLDSQLKAKLLTLMSQKNSLTLETEQLEALLQEVEHQLHTCTRSELIIKSADLSRMIHQVRKKPMTSFVTAPVPADFHSEIVPGYDSATFAMQNFTQLQLKADPVYSAPLHVNGLCWRLKVYPDGNGVVRGNYLSVFLELSAGLPETSKYEYRVEMIHQGSRDTSKNIVREFASDFEIGECWGYNRFFRLDLLATEGYLNTELDTLILRFQVRPPTFYQRCRDQQWYISQLLTVQNQYATQINELKERLAIEISRNAMAVTRVPSGATLCGSTSNVTPMIMQQQSQTAGDSLVNSNSTRSGETYQNSTSTSRSVQNVLPGGSNSDVLSGDQLMPMCELGEPSNMRPLGSSSTLSSISSKTSLKQHRVNNLSVVEAEPPNMHSTNDNSVGDCPATSAHSPPPSYSSPTVNQQQLNLLSSSSSSDSGELSEHDIYLDECEHNEPHLTLLDDNSNDENDVDDETMSGTSSNRGSIDNVQRQRENKLDKGENDVEVAESLSAWIQNKQRTKQQNNRESTGDIWRLGGTDSLEDEIMLQLFEMQDRNSAWTSLCFNQHVDDTCDSRTSLIAIQHHNSNPLQPEHDSTCNEQFADKRSTCPSHLCQPQMICSGRSKLSQLPNICQQEISGLIACGSQTRSEPATRSNSIDCEKELPKISMVNKVNHEVEISRSDLIVPNVVLDSNKIVSKHLLSRRQSSPSSSTNVSIINNENSKIFEFEQLLETIQLSPISQKDTASCFNKLRKNIPLEGKSNGCVTASIKSTALSLGHDVSLSSTSSTDAIPSSNNYSWAPALYQHKHGQKNILEATASSNDTSNKCTAEKSLEETNS, encoded by the exons atgacTGACAGAATGGCTAGTAGAGAAAcatcaattaattcaaaaaactcGGATGATCATAGTGTAGAG acatTAGCAGAAGTCTTCAGGTGTTTTATTTGTATGGAAAAATTGACAGATGCACATCTTTGTCCTCATTGCAGTAAATTATGTTGCTACACATGTATCAGAAGATGGTTAACAGAACAACGTTCTCAATGTCCTCATTGTAGAGCTTCCTTACTTTTACATGAATTAGTAAATTGTAGATGGGTTGAAGAAGTAACACAACAACTTGACACACTTCAAGCTGTTGGTATTTCAAATTCTAGGCACGATGATTCCAGTAGAGAtag gtgTACTGTGCACCGTGAGAAACTGTCTGTTTATTGCTGGACTTGTCGTAGATGTATATGTCACCAATGTGCTCTTTGGGGTGGCACTCATTCAGGACATACTTTTAAACCATTAGAAGAAGTTTATGAACAACATGTTACACAAATAAAAGCAGAAGTAGgtcaattaaaaagaagattgaTGGAGTTAATAAGCCTTGTTCAAGAAGTA gaaCGAAATGTAGAATCTGTAAGAGCTGCAAAAGATGAAAGAGTTAGAGAAATCAGAAATGCAGTAGAATTAATGATAGCACGTTTAGATTCTCAATTAAAAGCTAAATTATTAACGTTAATGAGTCAGAAAAACTCTTTGACACTAGAAACAGAACAATTAGAAGCATTATTACAAGAAGTAGAGCATCAATTACACACTTGTACTCGTTCTgaacttataattaaaagtgcAGATCTTTCGCGAATGATACATCAAGTACGAAAGAAACCAATGACTAGTTTTGTTACTGCTCCTGTTCCAGCAGATTTTCATAg cgAAATTGTTCCCGGATATGATAGCGCTACATTTGCAATGCaaaattttacacaattacaattaaaagcaGATCCAGTATATTCTGCACCTTTACATGTTAATGGATTATGTTGGAGATTAAAAGTATATCCTGATGGAAACGGTGTTGTACgcggaaattatttatctgttTTTCTAGAACTAAGTGCTGGTTTGCCAGAGACATCAAA atatgaATATAGAGTAGAAATGATTCATCAAGGATCTCGTGATACAAGTAAGAATATTGTTCGAGAATTTGCTTCTGATTTCGAAATTGGTGAATGCTGGGGGTACAATAGATTTTTCAGACTAGATTTGCTTGCAACTGAAGGATATTTAAATACCGAATTGGATACTCTTATATTGCg gttTCAAGTACGTCCACCAACGTTTTATCAGCGTTGTCGAGATCAACAATGGTATATCAGTCAATTACTTACAGTTCAAAATCAATATGCTAcacaaattaatgaattaaaagag agattAGCAATTGAAATATCACGAAATGCTATGGCAGTAACCCGAGTACCTAGTGGAGCAACTTTATGTGGATCAACATCAAATGTGACACCTATGATTATGCAACAACAATCACAAACTGCTGGTGATTCATTAGTTAATTCCAATTCTACTCGTTCGGGTGAAACATATCAAAATAGCACATCCACaag taGATCAGTACAAAATGTACTTCCTGGTGGAAGTAACAGTGATGTTTTATCTGGAGATCAATTAATGCCTATGTGTGAATTAGGAGAACCTTCAAATATGCGTCCTCTTGGTTCTTCTTCGACGTTATCTTCTATTTCATCAAAAACAAGTTTAAAACAACATAGAGTAAATAACTTAAGCGTTGTTGAAGCTGAACCACCTAATATGCATAGTACGAATGATAATTCTGTGGGAGATTGTCCAGCTACAAGTGCTCATTCTCCACCTCCTTCATATTCTTCACCAACAGTTAATCAACAACAACTGAATCTTTTGTCTAGTAGCAGCAGTAGTGATAGTGga gaATTAAGTGaacatgatatatatttggatGAATGTGAACATAATGAACCACATCTAACACTTTTAGATGACAATTCTAACGATGAAAATGATGTAGATGATGAAACAATGTCAG GTACAAGTTCAAACAGAGGTTCTATAGATAATGTGCAGAGACAACGAGAAAACAAGTTAGATAAAG GAGAAAATGACGTAGAAGTTGCCGAATCATTATCAGCATGGATTCAGAATAAACAACGTACAAAACAACAGAATAATCGAGAAAGTACAGGAGATATTTGGAg attaggAGGTACTGATAGTTTAGAAGATGAGATTATGTTGCAATTATTTGAGATGCAAGATCGAAATTCTGCTTGGACTTCATTATGTTTTAATCAACATGTAGATGATACTTGTGATTCAAGAACATCTTTAATTGCTATACAACATCATAATTCTAATCCTTTACAACCAGAACATGATTCAACATGTAATGAACAATTTGCTGATAAACGTTCTACATGTCCTTCACATCTTTGTCAACCTCAAATGATATGTAGTGGTAGATCAAAATTAAGTCAATTACCTAATATTTGTCAGCAAGAAATTTCTGGATTAATAGCTTGTGGAAGTCAAACAAGATCTGAACCTGCAACTCGTTCAAATTCAATAGACTGTGAAAAAGAACTTCCAAAGATATCTATGGTTAATAAAGTTAATCACGAAGTAGAAATATCTAGATCTGATTTGATAGTGCCAaatg TAGTACTGgatagtaataaaatagtatcaaaacatttattatcacGACGACAATCTTCGCCATCATCGTCTACTAATgttagtattataaataatgaaaatagcaaaatatttgaatttgaacaATTGTTGGAAACTATTCAATTATCTCCAATATCTCAAAAAGATACTGCCAGttgtttcaataaattaag aaaaaatattccattagaAGGAAAATCTAATGGTTGCGTCACTGCCAGTATAAAATCTACTGCACTTTCTTTAGGACATGATGTTTCATTATCGTCCACAAGCAGCACAGATGCTATTCCGAGTTCCAATAATTATAGTTGGGCACCTGCATTATATCAACATAAACacg gtcagaaaaatattttagaggCTACTGCATCATCTAATGATACTTCCAATAAATGTACCGcggaaaa ATCATTAGAAGAAACTaattcgtga
- the LOC413376 gene encoding E3 ubiquitin-protein ligase TRIM37 isoform X4 has translation MTDRMASRETSINSKNSDDHSVETLAEVFRCFICMEKLTDAHLCPHCSKLCCYTCIRRWLTEQRSQCPHCRASLLLHELVNCRWVEEVTQQLDTLQAVGISNSRHDDSSRDRCTVHREKLSVYCWTCRRCICHQCALWGGTHSGHTFKPLEEVYEQHVTQIKAEVGQLKRRLMELISLVQEVERNVESVRAAKDERVREIRNAVELMIARLDSQLKAKLLTLMSQKNSLTLETEQLEALLQEVEHQLHTCTRSELIIKSADLSRMIHQVRKKPMTSFVTAPVPADFHSEIVPGYDSATFAMQNFTQLQLKADPVYSAPLHVNGLCWRLKVYPDGNGVVRGNYLSVFLELSAGLPETSKYEYRVEMIHQGSRDTSKNIVREFASDFEIGECWGYNRFFRLDLLATEGYLNTELDTLILRFQVRPPTFYQRCRDQQWYISQLLTVQNQYATQINELKERLAIEISRNAMAVTRVPSGATLCGSTSNVTPMIMQQQSQTAGDSLVNSNSTRSGETYQNSTSTSRSVQNVLPGGSNSDVLSGDQLMPMCELGEPSNMRPLGSSSTLSSISSKTSLKQHRVNNLSVVEAEPPNMHSTNDNSVGDCPATSAHSPPPSYSSPTVNQQQLNLLSSSSSSDSGELSEHDIYLDECEHNEPHLTLLDDNSNDENDVDDETMSGENDVEVAESLSAWIQNKQRTKQQNNRESTGDIWRLGGTDSLEDEIMLQLFEMQDRNSAWTSLCFNQHVDDTCDSRTSLIAIQHHNSNPLQPEHDSTCNEQFADKRSTCPSHLCQPQMICSGRSKLSQLPNICQQEISGLIACGSQTRSEPATRSNSIDCEKELPKISMVNKVNHEVEISRSDLIVPNVVLDSNKIVSKHLLSRRQSSPSSSTNVSIINNENSKIFEFEQLLETIQLSPISQKDTASCFNKLRKNIPLEGKSNGCVTASIKSTALSLGHDVSLSSTSSTDAIPSSNNYSWAPALYQHKHGQKNILEATASSNDTSNKCTAEKSLEETNS, from the exons atgacTGACAGAATGGCTAGTAGAGAAAcatcaattaattcaaaaaactcGGATGATCATAGTGTAGAG acatTAGCAGAAGTCTTCAGGTGTTTTATTTGTATGGAAAAATTGACAGATGCACATCTTTGTCCTCATTGCAGTAAATTATGTTGCTACACATGTATCAGAAGATGGTTAACAGAACAACGTTCTCAATGTCCTCATTGTAGAGCTTCCTTACTTTTACATGAATTAGTAAATTGTAGATGGGTTGAAGAAGTAACACAACAACTTGACACACTTCAAGCTGTTGGTATTTCAAATTCTAGGCACGATGATTCCAGTAGAGAtag gtgTACTGTGCACCGTGAGAAACTGTCTGTTTATTGCTGGACTTGTCGTAGATGTATATGTCACCAATGTGCTCTTTGGGGTGGCACTCATTCAGGACATACTTTTAAACCATTAGAAGAAGTTTATGAACAACATGTTACACAAATAAAAGCAGAAGTAGgtcaattaaaaagaagattgaTGGAGTTAATAAGCCTTGTTCAAGAAGTA gaaCGAAATGTAGAATCTGTAAGAGCTGCAAAAGATGAAAGAGTTAGAGAAATCAGAAATGCAGTAGAATTAATGATAGCACGTTTAGATTCTCAATTAAAAGCTAAATTATTAACGTTAATGAGTCAGAAAAACTCTTTGACACTAGAAACAGAACAATTAGAAGCATTATTACAAGAAGTAGAGCATCAATTACACACTTGTACTCGTTCTgaacttataattaaaagtgcAGATCTTTCGCGAATGATACATCAAGTACGAAAGAAACCAATGACTAGTTTTGTTACTGCTCCTGTTCCAGCAGATTTTCATAg cgAAATTGTTCCCGGATATGATAGCGCTACATTTGCAATGCaaaattttacacaattacaattaaaagcaGATCCAGTATATTCTGCACCTTTACATGTTAATGGATTATGTTGGAGATTAAAAGTATATCCTGATGGAAACGGTGTTGTACgcggaaattatttatctgttTTTCTAGAACTAAGTGCTGGTTTGCCAGAGACATCAAA atatgaATATAGAGTAGAAATGATTCATCAAGGATCTCGTGATACAAGTAAGAATATTGTTCGAGAATTTGCTTCTGATTTCGAAATTGGTGAATGCTGGGGGTACAATAGATTTTTCAGACTAGATTTGCTTGCAACTGAAGGATATTTAAATACCGAATTGGATACTCTTATATTGCg gttTCAAGTACGTCCACCAACGTTTTATCAGCGTTGTCGAGATCAACAATGGTATATCAGTCAATTACTTACAGTTCAAAATCAATATGCTAcacaaattaatgaattaaaagag agattAGCAATTGAAATATCACGAAATGCTATGGCAGTAACCCGAGTACCTAGTGGAGCAACTTTATGTGGATCAACATCAAATGTGACACCTATGATTATGCAACAACAATCACAAACTGCTGGTGATTCATTAGTTAATTCCAATTCTACTCGTTCGGGTGAAACATATCAAAATAGCACATCCACaag taGATCAGTACAAAATGTACTTCCTGGTGGAAGTAACAGTGATGTTTTATCTGGAGATCAATTAATGCCTATGTGTGAATTAGGAGAACCTTCAAATATGCGTCCTCTTGGTTCTTCTTCGACGTTATCTTCTATTTCATCAAAAACAAGTTTAAAACAACATAGAGTAAATAACTTAAGCGTTGTTGAAGCTGAACCACCTAATATGCATAGTACGAATGATAATTCTGTGGGAGATTGTCCAGCTACAAGTGCTCATTCTCCACCTCCTTCATATTCTTCACCAACAGTTAATCAACAACAACTGAATCTTTTGTCTAGTAGCAGCAGTAGTGATAGTGga gaATTAAGTGaacatgatatatatttggatGAATGTGAACATAATGAACCACATCTAACACTTTTAGATGACAATTCTAACGATGAAAATGATGTAGATGATGAAACAATGTCAG GAGAAAATGACGTAGAAGTTGCCGAATCATTATCAGCATGGATTCAGAATAAACAACGTACAAAACAACAGAATAATCGAGAAAGTACAGGAGATATTTGGAg attaggAGGTACTGATAGTTTAGAAGATGAGATTATGTTGCAATTATTTGAGATGCAAGATCGAAATTCTGCTTGGACTTCATTATGTTTTAATCAACATGTAGATGATACTTGTGATTCAAGAACATCTTTAATTGCTATACAACATCATAATTCTAATCCTTTACAACCAGAACATGATTCAACATGTAATGAACAATTTGCTGATAAACGTTCTACATGTCCTTCACATCTTTGTCAACCTCAAATGATATGTAGTGGTAGATCAAAATTAAGTCAATTACCTAATATTTGTCAGCAAGAAATTTCTGGATTAATAGCTTGTGGAAGTCAAACAAGATCTGAACCTGCAACTCGTTCAAATTCAATAGACTGTGAAAAAGAACTTCCAAAGATATCTATGGTTAATAAAGTTAATCACGAAGTAGAAATATCTAGATCTGATTTGATAGTGCCAaatg TAGTACTGgatagtaataaaatagtatcaaaacatttattatcacGACGACAATCTTCGCCATCATCGTCTACTAATgttagtattataaataatgaaaatagcaaaatatttgaatttgaacaATTGTTGGAAACTATTCAATTATCTCCAATATCTCAAAAAGATACTGCCAGttgtttcaataaattaag aaaaaatattccattagaAGGAAAATCTAATGGTTGCGTCACTGCCAGTATAAAATCTACTGCACTTTCTTTAGGACATGATGTTTCATTATCGTCCACAAGCAGCACAGATGCTATTCCGAGTTCCAATAATTATAGTTGGGCACCTGCATTATATCAACATAAACacg gtcagaaaaatattttagaggCTACTGCATCATCTAATGATACTTCCAATAAATGTACCGcggaaaa ATCATTAGAAGAAACTaattcgtga